In Actinobacillus indolicus, a single genomic region encodes these proteins:
- the ftsZ gene encoding cell division protein FtsZ translates to MFEPIFEATQDAVIKVIGVGGGGGNALNHMVSSTQSDVGSVEFFSVNTDAQVLRSSSVRNTIQIGATLTKGLGAGGDPNVGHQAAEEDREALSNMIDGADMVFIAAGMGGGSGTGAAPVIAEIAKSKGALTVGIVTKPFSFEGKKRSGYAEQGIRELAKHVDSLIIIQNDKLLKVLPKNVKFNEAFGVANDVLRNAVLGITDMITSEGLVNVDFADVKKVMSEMGRAMMGTGIADGENRAENAAKEAVASPLLEDVDLSGAKGILVNISSGYDIELAEVNTIMEYVTSFADPDAAIIFGSAFYPEMEGQIRVTLVATGIGQPEEMPKIPGVQGRADIPQQPVVNNGFVGGRQPDFMNNMGGGYSNQNQYATHQMHQQPQQVQQTAPRPQQVDTAQVFSPNSIPGFMRNGQ, encoded by the coding sequence ATGTTTGAACCTATTTTTGAAGCAACGCAAGATGCGGTCATCAAAGTTATCGGTGTTGGTGGCGGTGGCGGTAACGCATTAAACCACATGGTCAGTAGTACTCAATCTGATGTTGGTAGTGTTGAATTTTTTTCTGTAAATACAGATGCTCAAGTATTACGTAGTAGCTCTGTACGTAATACGATTCAAATAGGTGCTACATTAACTAAAGGTTTAGGTGCAGGTGGCGATCCAAATGTAGGGCACCAAGCAGCAGAGGAAGATCGTGAAGCACTAAGCAATATGATTGATGGTGCGGATATGGTCTTTATCGCGGCTGGCATGGGCGGTGGTTCAGGTACTGGTGCTGCGCCTGTTATTGCTGAAATTGCAAAAAGCAAAGGGGCTTTAACTGTCGGTATTGTTACAAAACCATTCTCTTTTGAAGGTAAAAAACGTTCAGGATATGCAGAACAAGGTATCCGTGAACTTGCAAAACATGTAGATTCTCTCATTATTATCCAAAATGACAAATTATTAAAAGTTTTACCAAAAAATGTGAAGTTTAATGAAGCTTTTGGTGTCGCAAATGATGTATTACGTAATGCTGTATTAGGTATTACAGATATGATTACCTCTGAAGGTTTAGTAAACGTTGACTTTGCTGACGTGAAAAAAGTGATGTCTGAAATGGGTAGAGCGATGATGGGAACAGGTATTGCAGATGGTGAAAACCGTGCTGAGAATGCCGCAAAAGAAGCGGTAGCAAGCCCATTATTAGAAGATGTGGATTTATCTGGCGCTAAAGGTATCCTTGTTAACATTTCTTCTGGATATGATATTGAACTTGCAGAAGTCAATACTATCATGGAATATGTAACAAGTTTTGCTGATCCAGATGCGGCTATTATCTTTGGTTCGGCATTCTATCCAGAAATGGAAGGTCAAATCCGTGTAACATTAGTTGCAACAGGTATTGGCCAGCCAGAAGAAATGCCAAAAATTCCAGGTGTACAAGGACGAGCTGATATTCCTCAGCAACCTGTAGTTAATAATGGATTTGTTGGTGGCCGTCAGCCTGATTTTATGAATAATATGGGTGGTGGTTATTCAAACCAAAACCAATATGCTACTCATCAAATGCATCAGCAACCACAACAGGTTCAGCAAACTGCGCCAAGACCACAGCAAGTAGATACAGCTCAGGTCTTTTCGCCAAACTCAATCCCTGGGTTTATGAGAAATGGTCAATAA
- the ftsA gene encoding cell division protein FtsA: MTKVADSKVIVGLEIGTHKVVAVVGEVLPDGVINVIGSGVSQSKGVYGGGVVDLDAVVSSIQRAIEEAESISECRIMGVTLALSGSHITAFNESGTVPLSGAVSDQDLDNAIHIARSIKLPDGLETLHIIPQEYKVDRLPATKNPLGLSGMRLQAHAHLIACHNDWLRNLKNAVERSKLKIDQIVFSGLASSYSVLTDDERELGVCLIDIGGGTMDVLVYTDGALRFSKVIPFGGNNVTDYIAQVFATSRPEAETIKVHHGSAISPPTHFPEKKIEFAGLGGRTSRTFTKEQLSKVTSQCYQDLLGVVSHELTQLRNELYQKGIKQELIAGIVLTGGGSQIEDIVECAKSVFGSQVRVGYPLNITGLTDYVNKPSYATVLGLLQYSHYNDADSSPSGKADGSIGGIIDIVSNGAKKAYNWIKTSF; encoded by the coding sequence ATGACAAAAGTAGCAGACTCAAAAGTTATCGTTGGTTTAGAAATCGGCACTCATAAAGTCGTTGCCGTCGTGGGTGAAGTATTGCCTGATGGTGTGATTAATGTGATTGGCTCGGGTGTTAGCCAATCTAAAGGCGTTTATGGTGGCGGTGTTGTTGATTTAGATGCAGTAGTCAGCTCTATTCAAAGAGCGATTGAAGAAGCAGAATCTATTTCTGAGTGTCGAATTATGGGGGTAACGTTAGCCCTTTCTGGCTCTCATATTACTGCGTTTAATGAAAGTGGAACAGTTCCGCTCTCTGGCGCAGTAAGTGATCAGGATTTAGATAATGCGATTCATATTGCACGTTCCATTAAACTTCCAGATGGCTTAGAAACATTACATATTATTCCGCAAGAGTATAAAGTGGATAGATTACCTGCTACAAAAAATCCACTTGGTTTATCGGGGATGAGATTGCAAGCTCATGCTCACCTGATTGCTTGTCATAATGATTGGTTACGTAACTTAAAAAATGCTGTTGAGCGTAGCAAATTAAAAATTGATCAAATTGTTTTTTCAGGACTTGCTTCAAGTTATTCTGTATTAACGGACGATGAAAGAGAGCTAGGGGTATGTTTAATTGATATTGGTGGCGGTACGATGGATGTACTCGTTTACACGGATGGTGCTTTACGTTTTAGTAAAGTTATCCCATTTGGCGGAAATAATGTTACCGATTACATTGCTCAAGTATTTGCAACCTCTCGCCCAGAAGCGGAAACGATTAAAGTTCATCATGGTAGCGCAATTTCTCCACCAACACATTTCCCTGAGAAAAAAATTGAATTTGCGGGTTTAGGTGGAAGAACATCAAGAACTTTTACTAAAGAGCAGTTGTCAAAAGTCACATCGCAGTGTTATCAAGATTTATTAGGGGTTGTATCCCATGAATTAACACAATTACGCAATGAATTATATCAAAAAGGCATAAAACAAGAATTAATTGCTGGAATTGTGCTTACAGGTGGTGGCTCTCAAATAGAAGATATTGTAGAATGTGCAAAATCTGTCTTTGGATCACAAGTTCGAGTAGGTTATCCGTTAAATATTACGGGATTAACCGACTACGTAAATAAGCCATCATACGCCACAGTATTAGGATTATTACAATATAGTCACTACAATGATGCTGATAGTAGCCCAAGCGGTAAAGCAGATGGCAGTATTGGCGGTATCATTGATATAGTAAGTAATGGTGCTAAAAAAGCATATAATTGGATAAAAACAAGTTTTTAG
- a CDS encoding cell division protein FtsQ/DivIB, with translation MVAVFRKKPTSVIRTKASKPKAPINWLNFFKPALVFVGLILAYIVYANWTTWLQALDKTPIRSYALTHKTQFTTNNDIREILSKEPILKGYFGQDIQEVKDKFLSLSWIKDVVVRKVYPDKLSLTLLEHRPVALWNNSEYLSEQGVVFSLPSGRFNPTGLPVLYGPDSEGKVVLDAWNKIKNDLKARNLALSSISMDNRGSWTIRLDNGVELRLGRGDWLPKIDRFVTIFPEIEIPEGKRLSYVDLRYEHGASVGFSNQ, from the coding sequence ATGGTTGCGGTTTTTCGTAAGAAACCAACGTCGGTGATACGCACAAAAGCGAGTAAACCGAAAGCACCTATTAATTGGTTGAATTTTTTTAAGCCTGCCTTAGTATTCGTTGGTTTAATTTTAGCGTATATTGTCTATGCGAATTGGACAACTTGGCTACAGGCTTTGGATAAAACCCCAATTCGTTCTTATGCATTGACACATAAAACACAATTTACGACGAATAATGATATTCGAGAAATATTATCAAAAGAACCCATATTAAAAGGGTATTTTGGACAAGATATTCAAGAAGTGAAAGATAAATTTTTATCGCTTTCTTGGATTAAAGATGTTGTTGTGAGAAAAGTTTATCCAGATAAACTCAGCCTCACATTATTAGAGCATCGTCCCGTTGCATTGTGGAATAATAGTGAATATCTTTCAGAACAAGGAGTGGTGTTTAGTTTACCTTCAGGTCGTTTTAATCCTACGGGATTACCTGTTTTATATGGACCAGATTCAGAAGGTAAGGTTGTTCTAGATGCGTGGAACAAAATAAAAAATGATTTAAAAGCGAGAAATTTAGCGTTATCTTCCATTTCCATGGATAATCGAGGGTCTTGGACAATTCGTCTTGATAATGGCGTAGAGCTTCGATTAGGTCGAGGAGATTGGTTGCCTAAGATTGATCGTTTTGTGACAATTTTCCCTGAAATTGAAATTCCTGAAGGAAAACGTTTGTCCTATGTCGATTTACGCTATGAACATGGCGCATCCGTAGGGTTTAGTAATCAATAA
- a CDS encoding D-alanine--D-alanine ligase, with amino-acid sequence MSLKNEKIAVLFGGVSAEREVSLNSGKSVFEALQSLGYNVEAIDTKEFPIEKLKEKGIQRVFNILHGGIGENGVLQGALEQLGIPYTGCGVMASAITLDKFRTKLLWNAVGLPTAAMEVVRRGQAVNSDEIIAKLGLPLFVKPASEGSSVGVSKVKTAEQLLPAIEEALKFDSIVLVEENLAGAEYSVPVLDGEVLPAVQIIPDGEFYDYHAKYISDNTQYVVPALNADRQAEVAKLVKQAYDVVGCRGWSRIDVMEDGEGNFRLVEVNTCPGMTSHSIFPKSAATVGYSFERLVERVLELSA; translated from the coding sequence ATGAGCTTAAAAAACGAAAAAATTGCGGTGTTATTTGGTGGCGTTTCGGCAGAACGCGAAGTTTCGCTTAATTCTGGCAAATCGGTGTTTGAAGCCTTACAGAGTTTAGGTTATAACGTTGAAGCGATTGATACAAAAGAATTTCCGATTGAAAAATTGAAAGAAAAAGGTATTCAGCGTGTATTCAATATTCTTCACGGTGGTATCGGTGAAAATGGCGTGCTTCAAGGAGCGTTAGAACAGCTTGGTATTCCTTATACTGGCTGTGGCGTAATGGCTTCTGCAATTACGTTAGATAAATTCCGCACTAAATTATTGTGGAATGCAGTTGGTTTACCAACGGCGGCAATGGAAGTCGTACGCCGTGGACAAGCGGTCAATTCCGATGAAATTATTGCAAAATTAGGTTTACCGTTGTTTGTGAAACCTGCGAGCGAAGGCTCAAGTGTCGGCGTGAGCAAAGTGAAAACTGCAGAACAGTTACTCCCTGCAATCGAAGAAGCATTAAAATTTGATTCGATCGTATTAGTAGAAGAAAATTTAGCGGGAGCGGAATACTCTGTGCCAGTACTTGATGGCGAAGTGTTGCCGGCGGTACAAATTATTCCAGACGGCGAGTTTTATGACTACCACGCAAAATATATTTCAGACAATACCCAGTATGTTGTGCCAGCATTAAATGCGGATCGCCAAGCGGAAGTCGCTAAATTAGTGAAACAGGCTTATGATGTGGTTGGATGCCGTGGCTGGAGCCGAATTGATGTGATGGAAGATGGCGAAGGAAACTTCCGTTTAGTGGAAGTGAATACCTGCCCAGGTATGACTAGCCACAGTATTTTCCCGAAATCAGCGGCGACTGTGGGTTATAGTTTTGAGCGTTTAGTTGAACGTGTATTGGAGTTAAGTGCGTAA
- the murC gene encoding UDP-N-acetylmuramate--L-alanine ligase, which produces MKNFQDKVKKLVPEMRRVNQIHFIGIGGAGMSGIAEVLLNEGYQISGSDIADGAVTQRLAKAGAKVFIGHKAENIEGASVVVASSAIDESNPEVAAAKEARIPVIQRAQMLAEIMRFRHGIAIAGTHGKTTTTAMISMIYTEAKLDPTFVNGGLVKSAGKNAHLGASRYLIAEADESDASFLHLQPMVSVVTNIEPDHMDTYGGDFEKMKETYVRFLRNLPFYGLAVMCADDETVMEIAPKVGRQVISYGFSEKADYRIEDYQQTGFQGHYTVVCPTGERIEVLLNVPGRHNALNATAALAVAKEEGIANEAILAALADFQGAGRRFDQLGSFIRPNGKVMLVDDYGHHPTEVDVTIKAARQGWENKRVVMVFQPHRYSRTRDLFDDFVKVLSQVDALIMLNVYAAGEAPIVGAESKDLCRSIRTLGKVDPILVSDTSQLGEVLDQIIQDGDLILAQGAGNVSKLSRDLAESWKA; this is translated from the coding sequence ATGAAAAATTTCCAAGATAAAGTTAAAAAATTAGTCCCTGAAATGCGTCGTGTAAACCAAATCCACTTTATTGGGATTGGCGGTGCAGGTATGTCTGGGATTGCTGAAGTATTATTAAATGAAGGCTATCAAATTTCAGGCTCGGATATTGCTGATGGTGCAGTCACGCAACGTTTAGCAAAAGCAGGTGCAAAAGTTTTTATCGGACATAAAGCAGAAAATATTGAAGGTGCAAGCGTAGTTGTTGCTTCGAGTGCGATTGATGAAAGTAACCCAGAAGTTGCGGCTGCAAAAGAAGCGCGTATTCCTGTGATTCAACGTGCACAAATGTTAGCGGAAATTATGCGTTTCCGTCACGGTATTGCAATTGCAGGTACGCACGGTAAAACCACTACAACAGCAATGATTTCAATGATTTATACCGAAGCAAAACTTGATCCAACCTTCGTAAATGGTGGTTTAGTGAAATCAGCGGGTAAAAATGCTCATTTAGGCGCGAGCCGTTACTTAATTGCGGAAGCCGATGAAAGTGATGCATCATTTTTACATTTACAACCGATGGTGTCTGTTGTGACTAACATTGAGCCAGACCATATGGATACCTACGGTGGCGATTTCGAGAAAATGAAAGAGACCTATGTGCGTTTCTTACGCAACCTGCCTTTCTATGGTTTAGCGGTAATGTGTGCTGATGATGAAACGGTGATGGAAATTGCCCCGAAAGTTGGTCGCCAAGTGATTAGCTATGGTTTTAGCGAAAAAGCCGATTACCGTATTGAAGATTATCAACAAACCGGTTTCCAAGGGCATTACACGGTGGTTTGTCCAACAGGTGAGCGTATTGAGGTCTTATTAAACGTACCGGGTAGACACAATGCACTGAATGCAACGGCTGCATTAGCGGTTGCGAAAGAAGAAGGCATTGCGAATGAAGCGATTTTAGCTGCTCTTGCGGATTTCCAAGGTGCAGGTCGTCGTTTTGACCAGTTGGGTTCGTTTATTCGTCCAAATGGTAAAGTGATGTTAGTTGATGACTACGGCCATCACCCAACCGAAGTCGATGTAACGATTAAAGCAGCTCGCCAAGGCTGGGAAAATAAACGTGTGGTGATGGTATTCCAGCCGCACCGTTATTCTCGTACCCGTGATTTATTTGATGATTTCGTTAAAGTATTATCGCAAGTAGATGCATTGATTATGCTCAATGTGTATGCCGCAGGCGAGGCACCAATTGTGGGCGCAGAGAGTAAAGACCTATGCCGTTCAATTCGCACACTAGGTAAGGTGGATCCGATTTTAGTGTCAGATACTTCACAACTTGGTGAAGTGTTAGATCAAATTATCCAAGACGGTGATTTAATTTTGGCACAAGGTGCGGGTAATGTGAGCAAGCTTTCGCGTGATTTAGCAGAAAGTTGGAAAGCATAA
- the murG gene encoding undecaprenyldiphospho-muramoylpentapeptide beta-N-acetylglucosaminyltransferase has product MTKKLLVMAGGTGGHVFPAIAVAKELQQQGWEIRWLGTKDRMEADLVPKHGIPIEFIQISGLKGKGIKALLTAPFAILRAVLQAKKIIKAYKPDAVLGMGGYVSGPGGIAAKLCGVPVILHEQNAVAGLTNVWLSKIARRTLQAFPTAFPNAEVVGNPVRQDLFQIALPEQRFAEKGYPINILVMGGSQGALVINKTVPEVAKVLGQNVFISHQVGKGKLAGVEEVYQATGNGTASEFIDDMKAAYEWADLVICRSGALTVCEIAAAGLPAIFVPFQHKDRQQFLNAEYLAQAGAAVIIEQQDFTPESLLKALEPLIADRQKLTEMAIKARAKATPLAAKRVAEVIVENSL; this is encoded by the coding sequence ATGACAAAAAAATTATTGGTGATGGCTGGTGGAACCGGGGGGCATGTTTTCCCTGCGATTGCTGTGGCAAAAGAATTACAACAGCAGGGCTGGGAAATCCGTTGGTTAGGAACTAAAGATCGAATGGAAGCGGATTTAGTGCCAAAACACGGTATTCCGATTGAGTTTATCCAAATTTCAGGATTAAAGGGCAAAGGGATTAAAGCATTACTTACTGCCCCTTTTGCGATCTTAAGAGCAGTACTTCAAGCGAAAAAAATTATTAAAGCGTACAAGCCTGATGCTGTACTCGGAATGGGCGGTTATGTGTCTGGACCGGGCGGTATTGCGGCAAAATTATGTGGCGTGCCTGTGATTTTGCACGAACAAAATGCGGTGGCAGGTTTAACTAATGTATGGCTCTCTAAAATTGCTCGCCGTACTTTGCAAGCATTTCCAACAGCTTTTCCAAATGCGGAAGTGGTGGGAAATCCTGTTCGCCAAGATCTATTTCAAATTGCTCTGCCAGAACAACGTTTTGCAGAAAAGGGCTACCCGATCAATATTTTAGTGATGGGTGGCAGTCAGGGCGCATTGGTAATCAATAAAACGGTGCCAGAAGTGGCGAAAGTTTTAGGACAAAACGTATTTATTAGTCATCAAGTCGGTAAAGGCAAATTAGCCGGGGTGGAAGAAGTTTATCAAGCCACAGGCAACGGTACTGCAAGCGAATTTATCGATGATATGAAAGCCGCTTATGAATGGGCAGATTTGGTAATTTGCCGTTCGGGAGCTTTAACCGTATGTGAAATTGCTGCAGCAGGATTACCTGCGATTTTTGTGCCGTTTCAGCATAAAGACCGTCAGCAATTTTTAAATGCAGAATACCTTGCACAAGCAGGTGCGGCAGTGATTATTGAACAACAGGATTTTACCCCTGAAAGTTTATTAAAAGCATTAGAGCCTTTAATTGCCGACCGTCAAAAACTCACGGAAATGGCGATCAAAGCAAGAGCAAAAGCCACACCATTAGCCGCAAAACGTGTGGCGGAAGTGATTGTAGAAAATAGTTTGTAA
- the ftsW gene encoding putative lipid II flippase FtsW, whose amino-acid sequence MLETLKNEWQKWTVLTPQNSLYDRTLIWLFIGLLMIGFVMVTSASIPVSTRLFDDPFHFAIRDGFYVIAAMLACAFFVQIPSKSWEKYNVWFFVSALILLIVTLFIGKNVNGATRWIPIGPINFQPAELAKLAVICYFASFYVRKFDEMRQKSMSFIRPMLILMLFSGLLLFQPDLGSTVVLFVLTFAMLFIMGAKVLQFILLGVSAVVVFGALILSSPYRLKRVTSFMDPFADAYGDGFQLSNSQMAFGQGEWFGRGLGNSVQKLEYLPEAHTDFVMAVVAEEFGLLGIVVIVLLLVALTARALKISRESLILEEKFKGFFAFGIGVWIFLQGFVNLGVASGLLPTKGLTFPLVSYGGSSLVIMAIAIAVLLRIDHENRLERIGHAHLNDD is encoded by the coding sequence ATGCTTGAAACATTGAAGAATGAATGGCAAAAATGGACTGTATTGACGCCACAAAATTCATTATACGATAGAACGTTAATTTGGCTATTTATCGGTTTATTAATGATTGGATTTGTCATGGTGACATCTGCGTCTATTCCAGTCAGTACCCGATTATTTGATGATCCTTTTCATTTTGCTATTCGTGATGGCTTTTATGTGATTGCGGCGATGTTAGCATGTGCTTTCTTTGTTCAGATACCAAGCAAAAGCTGGGAGAAGTATAATGTTTGGTTCTTTGTTTCTGCATTAATCTTACTCATAGTCACTCTATTTATTGGTAAAAATGTTAATGGGGCAACACGTTGGATTCCTATTGGCCCAATTAATTTTCAGCCCGCTGAATTAGCGAAACTTGCTGTAATTTGTTATTTTGCAAGCTTTTATGTAAGAAAGTTTGATGAAATGAGACAAAAAAGTATGAGCTTTATTCGCCCCATGTTAATTTTGATGCTATTTAGTGGATTGTTATTATTTCAGCCAGATTTGGGAAGTACGGTTGTACTTTTTGTATTAACGTTTGCTATGCTTTTTATCATGGGAGCCAAAGTCCTACAGTTTATTTTATTAGGTGTCTCTGCTGTTGTTGTTTTCGGTGCTTTGATTTTAAGTTCCCCCTATCGTTTAAAACGTGTAACCTCGTTTATGGATCCCTTTGCGGATGCTTATGGAGATGGATTCCAATTATCCAATTCTCAAATGGCGTTTGGTCAAGGTGAATGGTTTGGACGAGGCTTAGGCAACTCTGTTCAGAAGCTAGAATATTTGCCAGAGGCACATACCGACTTTGTGATGGCTGTCGTTGCGGAAGAATTTGGACTATTAGGGATAGTCGTGATTGTGTTACTGTTAGTCGCTTTAACGGCAAGGGCATTAAAAATTAGCCGTGAATCTCTTATTTTAGAAGAAAAATTTAAAGGGTTCTTTGCTTTTGGTATTGGTGTTTGGATTTTCTTACAAGGATTCGTAAATTTAGGTGTAGCATCTGGTTTATTACCAACCAAAGGTTTAACTTTTCCATTAGTGAGCTATGGTGGATCGAGTCTCGTAATTATGGCAATAGCTATTGCGGTGTTATTGAGAATAGATCACGAGAATCGTCTTGAGCGAATTGGGCATGCTCACTTAAATGATGATTAA
- the murD gene encoding UDP-N-acetylmuramoyl-L-alanine--D-glutamate ligase, translating into MQNQYQGKTITIIGLGTTGLSCVEFFADKQAQVRVIDTRANPAGADKLSKDIPLHTGSLNLEWLLSSDLIVISPGLALATPEIQQAIQAGVEVVGDIELFCREAKAPIIAITGSNGKSTVTTLTTEMAKQAGVKVGMGGNIGVPALSLLKGDYELYVLELSSFQLETTYSLKAKAATILNISEDHMDRYDSIEDYRQAKLKIYHNAENVIVNGEDPQTFPEQAVGSLKKFAEKDAEYTACNGELYSGDEAVIAINELKITGRHNVMNALASMALAEAAGVDRSGIVKALQSYSGLDHRFQLVPTNDGVRWINDSKATNVGSTVAALNGLQVEGTLYLLLGGDGKDADFSELKPFINQPNTVCYCFGKDGAELAALTQNSVLVETMTQAVAQIRLRLKAGDMVLLSPACASLDQFKNFEERGKQFAALAQGVSA; encoded by the coding sequence ATGCAAAATCAATATCAAGGCAAAACCATCACAATCATCGGCTTAGGCACAACAGGCTTATCTTGTGTCGAATTTTTTGCGGACAAACAGGCTCAAGTGCGAGTGATTGATACCCGTGCAAATCCGGCTGGGGCAGATAAATTATCGAAGGACATTCCACTACATACAGGCAGTTTAAACCTTGAGTGGTTATTAAGTTCCGATTTAATTGTGATTAGCCCGGGGCTTGCCTTAGCAACGCCTGAAATTCAGCAAGCTATTCAAGCCGGTGTAGAAGTGGTTGGCGATATTGAATTGTTCTGTCGAGAAGCGAAAGCACCGATTATTGCGATTACAGGATCGAACGGTAAAAGTACCGTAACGACTTTGACGACTGAAATGGCAAAACAAGCTGGAGTTAAAGTTGGAATGGGCGGCAATATCGGCGTGCCGGCATTGAGTTTATTGAAAGGCGATTACGAACTTTATGTGTTGGAGTTATCGAGTTTCCAACTTGAAACGACCTATTCTTTAAAAGCAAAAGCGGCAACCATTTTGAATATCAGTGAAGATCACATGGATCGCTACGATAGCATTGAAGATTACCGCCAAGCAAAATTAAAAATTTATCACAATGCGGAAAATGTGATTGTGAATGGCGAAGATCCGCAAACCTTCCCCGAACAAGCGGTCGGATCTTTGAAAAAATTTGCAGAAAAAGATGCGGAATATACCGCTTGTAATGGCGAACTTTATTCAGGCGATGAAGCTGTCATTGCGATTAATGAGCTGAAAATCACTGGTCGCCACAATGTGATGAATGCCTTAGCGTCAATGGCATTGGCGGAAGCGGCTGGCGTTGATCGTTCGGGTATCGTGAAAGCTCTACAAAGCTATTCAGGATTAGATCACCGTTTCCAGTTAGTGCCGACGAATGATGGCGTGCGTTGGATTAACGACTCAAAAGCAACGAATGTCGGCAGTACTGTCGCAGCATTAAATGGTTTACAAGTCGAAGGAACGCTTTATCTGTTATTGGGCGGTGATGGAAAAGATGCTGATTTTTCTGAGTTAAAACCTTTTATTAATCAACCAAATACAGTGTGTTACTGCTTCGGAAAAGATGGGGCGGAACTTGCCGCGTTAACTCAAAATAGTGTTTTAGTGGAAACAATGACACAAGCTGTCGCACAAATTCGTTTAAGATTAAAAGCAGGCGATATGGTGCTACTTTCACCAGCTTGTGCAAGTTTAGATCAGTTTAAAAATTTTGAAGAGCGTGGCAAACAGTTTGCGGCGTTGGCTCAAGGGGTAAGTGCTTGA
- the mraY gene encoding phospho-N-acetylmuramoyl-pentapeptide-transferase, which translates to MLVWLAEYLVQYNTAFNVVSYITFRSIMALLTALIIGLWIGPTVIRRLQILKFGQEVRHDGPESHYKKRGTPTMGGIMILFAIGVSTLLWADLRNPYVWFVLFILFGYGVVGFVDDYWKIARKNTDGLIARWKYFWLSVIALVSAFGMYAIGKDTAATQLVVPFFKDVMPQLGLFYIVLTYFVIVGTSNAVNLTDGLDGLAIVPIIMVAGAFALIAWATGNYNFAQYLHIPYIKYSGELVILCTAIVGAGLGFLWFNTYPAQVFMGDVGSLSLGGALGVIAVLVRQELLLVVMGGVFVVEALSVILQVGSYKLRQKRIFRMAPIHHHFELKGWPEPRVIVRFWIITLMLVLIGLVTLKLR; encoded by the coding sequence ATGTTAGTGTGGCTCGCTGAATATCTGGTGCAATACAACACCGCGTTTAACGTGGTGTCGTACATTACTTTCCGTTCTATTATGGCGTTATTGACCGCGTTAATTATCGGCTTATGGATTGGACCGACGGTCATTCGCCGTTTACAAATTCTCAAATTCGGACAGGAAGTTCGCCACGATGGTCCTGAAAGCCACTACAAAAAACGGGGTACACCAACGATGGGCGGTATTATGATTTTATTCGCTATCGGTGTAAGTACGTTGTTATGGGCGGATCTGCGTAACCCTTATGTCTGGTTTGTGCTGTTTATCCTATTTGGTTATGGGGTTGTCGGTTTTGTTGATGATTATTGGAAAATCGCCCGTAAAAATACCGATGGCTTGATTGCCCGTTGGAAATATTTTTGGTTATCGGTGATTGCCTTAGTATCTGCGTTTGGTATGTATGCGATTGGTAAAGATACCGCTGCTACCCAGTTAGTTGTTCCTTTCTTTAAAGATGTGATGCCACAGCTTGGCTTATTCTATATTGTTCTCACCTATTTTGTGATTGTCGGCACCAGTAATGCAGTGAATTTAACCGACGGCTTAGACGGCTTGGCAATTGTGCCGATTATTATGGTAGCAGGAGCATTTGCGTTAATTGCGTGGGCAACGGGTAACTATAATTTTGCACAATATTTGCACATTCCTTATATCAAATATAGCGGTGAATTAGTGATTTTATGTACGGCGATTGTTGGAGCAGGTTTAGGTTTCTTATGGTTTAACACCTACCCTGCACAAGTCTTTATGGGTGACGTTGGTTCATTGTCACTCGGCGGTGCGTTGGGTGTAATTGCCGTGTTAGTTCGCCAAGAATTGTTATTGGTGGTGATGGGCGGTGTATTTGTGGTTGAAGCCTTATCGGTTATTTTACAAGTCGGCTCGTACAAACTTCGCCAAAAACGTATTTTCCGTATGGCACCAATTCACCACCATTTTGAACTTAAAGGCTGGCCGGAGCCACGCGTTATCGTGCGTTTCTGGATTATTACCTTAATGTTGGTGTTAATTGGATTGGTAACGTTGAAGTTACGTTAA